One genomic window of Mus musculus strain C57BL/6J chromosome 4, GRCm38.p6 C57BL/6J includes the following:
- the Gm13283 gene encoding uncharacterized protein LOC545645 precursor yields MLPVHLFLVGGVMLSCSPASSLDSGKSGSLHLERSETARFLADLRSVPGHQCLRDRTDFPCPWKEGTNITQMTLGETTSCYSQSLRQVLHRFDTEASRAAWHERALDQLLSSLWRELQVLKRPREQGQSCPLPFALAIRTYFRGFFRYLKAKAHSACSWEIVRVQLQVDLPAFPLSARRGPR; encoded by the coding sequence ATGCTGCCTGTGCATCTATTCCTGGTGGGAGGGGTGATGCTGAGCTGCAGCCCAGCCAGCTCACTTGATTCTGGTAAATCTGGGAGCCTGCACCTGGAGCGCAGCGAAACCGCGCGCTTCCTAGCAGATCTCCGAAGCGTGCCGGGTCACCAGTGCCTGCGGGACAGGACCGATTTCCCATGTCCCTGGAAGGAAGGAACTAACATCACACAGATGACTCTGGGAGAAACCACCAGTTGCTACTCCCAGAGCCTCAGGCAGGTCCTCCACCGCTttgacacagaggccagcagagctgCCTGGCACGAGAGGGCGCTGGACCAGCTACTATCTAGCCTGTGGCGTGAGCTGCAAGTGCTGAAGAGGCCAAGAGAGCAGGGCCAGTCCTGTCCACTGCCTTTTGCCCTGGCCATCCGCACCTACTTCCGAGGGTTCTTCCGCTATCTGAAGGCAAAGGCACACAGCGCTTGCTCCTGGGAGATCGTCAGAGTCCAATTGCAAGTGGACCTTCCAGCGTTCCCACTGTCTGCGAGAAGAGGCCCAAGATGA
- the Gm13286 gene encoding interferon zeta-like precursor: MLPVHLFLVGGVMLSCSPASSLDSGKSGSLHLERSETARFLAELRSVPGHQCLRDRTDFPCPWKEGTNITPMTLGETTSCYSQTLRHVLHLFDTEASRSAWHKRALDQLLSSLWRELQVLKRPREQGQSCPLPFALAIRTYFRGFFRYLKAKAHSACSWEIVRVQLQVDLPAFPLSAR; this comes from the coding sequence ATGCTGCCTGTGCATCTATTCCTGGTGGGAGGGGTGATGCTGAGCTGCAGCCCAGCCAGCTCACTTGATTCTGGTAAATCTGGGAGTCTGCACCTGGAGCGCAGCGAAACCGCGCGCTTCCTAGCAGAGCTCCGAAGCGTGCCGGGTCACCAGTGCCTGCGGGACAGGACCGATTTCCCATGTCCCTGGAAGGAAGGAACTAACATCACACCGATGACTCTGGGAGAAACCACCAGTTGCTACTCCCAGACCCTCAGGCATGTCCTCCACCTCTttgacacagaggccagcagatctgCCTGGCACAAGAGGGCGCTGGACCAGCTACTATCTAGCCTGTGGCGTGAGCTGCAAGTGCTGAAGAGGCCAAGAGAGCAGGGCCAGTCCTGTCCACTGCCTTTTGCCCTGGCCATCCGCACCTACTTCCGAGGGTTCTTCCGCTATCTGAAGGCAAAGGCACACAGCGCTTGCTCCTGGGAGATCGTCAGAGTCCAATTGCAAGTGGACCTTCCAGCGTTCCCACTGTCTGCGAGATGA
- the Gm13290 gene encoding interferon zeta-like precursor: protein MLPVHLFLVGGVMLSCSPASSLDSGKSGSLHLERSETARFLAELRSVPGHQCLRDRTDFPCPWKEGTNITPMTLGETTSCYSQTLKQVLHLFDTEASRAAWHERALDQLLSSLWRELQVLKRPREQGQSCPLPFALAIRTYFRGFFRYLKAKAHSACSWEIVRVQLQVDLPAFPLSARRGPR, encoded by the coding sequence ATGCTGCCTGTGCATCTATTCCTGGTGGGAGGGGTGATGCTGAGCTGCAGCCCAGCCAGCTCACTTGATTCTGGTAAATCTGGGAGCCTGCACCTGGAGCGCAGCGAAACCGCGCGCTTCCTAGCAGAGCTCCGAAGCGTGCCGGGTCACCAGTGCCTGCGGGACAGGACCGATTTCCCATGTCCCTGGAAGGAAGGAACTAACATCACACCGATGACTCTGGGAGAAACCACCAGTTGCTACTCCCAGACCCTCAAGCAGGTCCTCCACCTCTttgacacagaggccagcagagctgCCTGGCACGAGAGGGCGCTGGACCAGCTACTATCTAGCCTGTGGCGTGAGCTGCAAGTGCTGAAGAGGCCAAGAGAGCAGGGCCAGTCCTGTCCACTGCCTTTTGCCCTGGCCATCCGCACCTACTTCCGAGGGTTCTTCCGCTATCTGAAGGCAAAGGCACACAGCGCTTGCTCCTGGGAGATCGTCAGAGTCCAATTGCAAGTGGACCTTCCAGCGTTCCCACTGTCTGCGAGAAGAGGCCCAAGATGA